From a region of the Candida albicans SC5314 chromosome 1, complete sequence genome:
- a CDS encoding uncharacterized protein (Ortholog(s) have cytoplasm localization), which yields MAKKDKKSKEAKKARAAEKQKKSAAKAELKDKKLAKKLGEADDDEDDDIDAILEKYAKEQLEFTEIKIEICDHHPTKRLNPTMVSNPLHNKRELILFGGENTDGGHSKFYNDLYTYSIDNDTWRKISSKNSPLPRSSHAMCSHPSGIILMFGGEFSSPKQSTFYHYGDTWILDADTKEWQKIDSKKGPSARSGHRLAVWKNYIILHGGFRDLGTMTTYLNDVWLFDVTEFKWTQVEFPPNHPIPDARSGHSLLPCSEGAVIYGGYTKIKAKKGLQKGKVLNDCWILKMKSDPKAVRFERRKKQGTLPSPRVGCSLVYHKNRGMLFGGVYDFEESEENLDSEFYNQLYTYHIESNRWYNLHLKPQRKKKKETIKEKTRDEDLEEILNSILAKANLNDNDNDGEEEEIDNEEMNKIEQLKQLEKIDEPEKDVMEYPIMNQLPHPRFNATTCVVDDVLYIYGGIFERGEQEFNLDSFYAIDLGRLDGVKVFWEDLSELEKSEANSDEEEDDEDDDDEEEGDEDEVDNILEDELEEEEDEEDEEEETEEEFPDARSWLPHPKPFESLRAFYSRTGAQFLEWAISSNRDARGKDLKKAAFDMCEDRFWERREAVSVAEDNLEEMGGVGEVVEKDTSKATSKRR from the coding sequence ATGGCAAAGAAGGATAAAAAATCTAAAGAAGCCAAAAAGGCTAGAGCAGCtgaaaaacagaaaaaaagtGCTGCCAAAGCCgaattaaaagataaaaaattgGCCAAAAAATTAGGTGAAGccgatgatgatgaagatgatgatattgatgccattttagaaaaatatGCTAAAGAACAATTAGAATTCACcgaaattaaaattgaaatttgtgATCATCATCCAACAAAAAGATTAAATCCAACAATGGTTAGTAATCCATTACATAATAAACGtgaattaatattatttggaGGGGAAAATACTGATGGTGGTCATAGTAAATtttataatgatttatataCTTATTCTATTGACAATGATACTTGGAGGAAAATTTCAAGCAAAAATTCTCCATTACCAAGATCTTCACATGCCATGTGTTCTCATCCTTCTGGGATAATATTAATGTTTGGTGGGGAATTTTCTTCACCAAAGCAATCTACATTTTATCATTATGGTGACACTTGGATACTTGATGCTGATACTAAAGAATGGCAAAAAATAGATTCTAAAAAAGGTCCAAGTGCTAGATCGGGTCACAGATTGGCCGTTTGGAAAAACTATATTATATTACATGGAGGGTTTAGAGATTTGGGTACCATGACTACTTATCTAAATGATGTTTGGTTATTTGATGTTACGGAATTCAAATGGACTCAAGTAGAATTCCCTCCAAATCATCCTATTCCTGATGCTAGATCAGGTCATTCTTTATTGCCATGTAGTGAGGGTGCGGTTATTTATGGTGGTTATACCAAAATTAAGGCTAAAAAGGGTTTACAAAAGGGTAAAGTTTTGAATGATTGTTGgatattaaaaatgaaatctGATCCTAAAGCTGTACGATTtgaaagaaggaaaaaacAGGGTACATTGCCATCACCAAGAGTTGGATGTTCTTTAGTATATCATAAAAATCGAGGGATGTTATTTGGAGGAGTTTACgattttgaagaaagtgaagaaaatttggattcagaattttataatcaattatatacTTATCATATTGAAAGTAATCGTTGGTATAATTTACATTTAAAACctcaaagaaaaaagaaaaaggaaacaattaaagaaaaaactcGAGATGAAGATTTAGAAGAAATTTTAAACTCAATTTTAGCAAAAGcaaatttaaatgataatgataatgatggagaagaagaagaaattgataatgaagaaatgaataaaattgaacaattgaaacaacttgaaaaaattgatgagCCAGAGAAGGATGTTATGGAATATCCTATTATGAATCAATTACCTCATCCTAGATTCAATGCTACCACCTGTGTTGTTGACGATGTTTTGTATATATATGGTGGTATTTTCGAAAGAGGAGAACaagaatttaatttagATTCATTTTATGCTATTGATTTAGGGAGATTAGATGGTGTCAAAGTATTTTGGGAAGATTTGTCAGAATTAGAAAAGAGTGAAGCCAATtcagatgaagaagaagatgatgaggacgatgacgatgaagaagaaggtgatgaagatgaagtgGACAATATTCTTGAAGATGAACTagaggaggaagaagacgaagaagacgaagaagaagaaactgaagaagaattccCCGATGCAAGATCATGGTTGCCACATCCAAAACCTTTTGAGTCGTTGCGTGCTTTTTATTCTCGTACTGGAGCTCAATTTTTGGAATGGGCTATTTCAAGTAATAGAGATGCTCGTGGTAaggatttgaaaaaagctGCATTTGATATGTGTGAAGATAGATTCTGGGAAAGAAGAGAAGCAGTTTCTGTAGCTGAAGATAATTTGGAAGAAATGGGCGGTGTAGGtgaagttgttgaaaaagataCTAGTAAAGCCACATCCAAAAGAAGATAA
- the DIM1 gene encoding putative dimethyladenosine transferase (Putative 18S rRNA dimethylase; predicted role in rRNA modification and processing; Hap43-induced; likely to be essential for growth based on insertional mutagenesis strategy; F-12/CO2 early biofilm induced): MAKAPKKKFSTASNPTANKVAAEKHLNSVFKFNTNLGQHILKNPLVAQGIVDKAQIKPSDIVLEVGPGTGNLTVRILEKARKVIAVEMDPRMAAELTKRVHGTPQEKKLEILLGDFMKTDLPYFDICISNTPYQISSPLVFKLLNQPRPPRVSILMFQREFAQRLVARPGEELYCRLSANVQMWANVTHIMKVGKNNFRPPPQVESSVVRIEIKNPRPNIDFNEWDGLLRIVFVRKNKTIAAGFKSSNVIEILEKNYKTFLATQESNNNDSMMVDDKSISLKDVVKNKITTVLTETGFSDKRAGKLDQTDFLKLLYAFHQVGIHFA, encoded by the coding sequence ATGGCTAAAGcaccaaagaagaaattttcaacTGCATCTAACCCTACTGCTAATAAAGTTGCAGCTGAAAAACATTTGAATTCAGTATTTAAATTCAACACTAATTTAGGTCAacatattttgaaaaaccCATTAGTGGCCCAAggaattgttgataaagcTCAAATTAAACCTAGTGATATAGTATTGGAAGTAGGTCCTGGTACTGGTAATTTGACGGTTCGTATTCTAGAAAAAGCTCGGAAAGTTATTGCTGTGGAAATGGATCCAAGAATGGCAGCGGAATTAACTAAAAGAGTTCATGGAACACctcaagaaaagaaattggaaattcTATTAGGAGATTTCATGAAAACTGATTTACCgtattttgatatttgtATATCCAATACTCCTTATCAAATATCATCACCACTTgtattcaaattattaaatcaaccTAGACCACCAAGAGTATCGATTTTAATGTTTCAAAGAGAATTTGCTCAAAGATTAGTGGCCAGGCCCGGTGAAGAATTATATTGTCGATTATCAGCAAATGTTCAAATGTGGGCAAATGTTACTCATATAATGAAAGTAGGGAAAAACAATTTCcgaccaccaccacaagtTGAATCTAGTGTGGTTAGaatagaaattaaaaatccTAGAcctaatattgattttaatgaATGGGATGGATTATTaagaattgtttttgtaaggaaaaataaaactataGCGGCCGGGTTCAAATCTTCTAATgtgattgaaattttggaaaaaaattataaaactTTTTTGGCAACTCAAgaaagtaataataatgattctATGATGGTAgatgataaatcaatttctttgaaagatgttgttaaaaataaaattactACTGTTTTGACTGAAACTGGGTTTTCCGATAAAAGAGCCGGTAAATTGGATCAAACTGATTTCTTAAAATTGTTATACGCATTTCATCAAGTAGGTATTCATTTTgcataa
- the KAR9 gene encoding Kar9p (Ortholog of S. cerevisiae Kar9; role in mitotic spindle positioning; nonessential; localizes to bud tip, bud neck, hyphal tip; wild-type localization requires actin and microtubule cytoskeleton; induced by alpha factor) — protein MSTSSFLSNGNRHSMLRNSNPLPPPPPPIKLSHVLSTIPNFSFFDELINLPQPSTSNPSESFNLSQRDVFQITKVLEDINLYLNDLLMIFNNVEQASKNVVDVLDWYFEGKSLLQDLLRNIENIDSIISQLLLVVESSNNHESIGNNLLAIFEEISDLVLDVKKSSIMFKKYLDISINYREIIDSVIKSLSNEIEDCIKCILKLKELKLASPKNVLPNFTLQSIISKMKINDLSSGTFSFKSMRLPTFSDLDEKLYNDYLELESKIDPLRTSLSIVPLRIDDFNTMCAGQFFVKSRENVLDAYEVLVSKWNMLLKEKNSYKKDNINVKWNEIFEYLIEEIFKECGRLIREVGSSSSNVTIPPATGGGGGTTITDEVGNKYKMCSNSITLIQKAFKENIITDPELVTIFNHDLVPKWEELNNIITNNGNQSRTEKRISMYGGTGSVSGSTVESNGLRSFQTGSRSSSSGERPISNGIGIDFNLAVESTSVPLSVHKSDRIKDVISSAGTGAPSEGIPPRSKNLRHSLISVFEDSSMREDEDEATTLVKSPSSKVVKEENQTCGQNKDFNNSFEKSQKLIENNQHQSEQNRIDFAAYIEKVIHSPIKIESKLPKIPLEYIKQGCHITHKRPDFANTRIPRVILMESPYSSPQSNAKRLEKLNAANGVGSFVSPLRNKKNESYSFNRSRASSNATVIGRPNSLLHEMKVPNLTFSKRLTYNLESFHESGGVGGGIGGFSSFESRFDEENLLHSLKETSIWK, from the coding sequence ATGAGTACATCTAGTTTTCTAAGTAATGGTAATAGGCATCTGATGCTAAGAAACTCAAACcctcttcctcctcctcctcctccaatcaaattatctCATGTTTTATCTACCATACCAaacttttccttttttgatgaattgattaatctTCCACAACCGCTGACTTCAAATCCATCGGAATCCTTCAATCTACTGCAACGTGATGTTTTCCAAATTACAAAAGTATTGGAAGATATTAATCTTTATTTGAATGATTTACTCAtgatttttaataatgttGAGCAGGCGTCAAaaaatgttgttgatgtatTGGATTGGTATTTTGAAGGGAAATCCTTGTTACAAGACCTACTAcgaaatattgaaaatattgattccATTATATCCCAATTGTTATTAGTGGTTGAATCATCTAATAATCATGAAAGTATTGGTAATAATCTTCTAGcaatatttgaagaaattagtGATTTAGTGTTGGATGTGAAAAAATCCCTGATTatgtttaaaaaatatcttgatATTTCTATCAATTATCGggaaataattgattcagttataaaatcattgagtaatgaaattgaagattgTATAAAatgtattttgaaattaaaagaattgaaattggctAGTCCTAAAAATGTTTTACCTAATTTTACTTtacaatcaattatttccaaaatgaaaattaatgatttatcaagtggtacattttcttttaaatcaatGAGACTACCTACATTTAGTGATTtggatgaaaaattatataatgatTATCTTGAATTAGAATCGAAAATTGATCCTTTAAGAACTTCTTTGAGTATTGTTCCTTTAcgaattgatgattttaataCAATGTGTGCCGGacaattttttgtaaaatctCGAGAAAACGTTTTGGATGCTTATGAAGTATTAGTTCTGAAATGGAATATGTTgttgaaagagaaaaattcTTATAAAAAGGATAATATTAATGTTAAATGGaatgaaatatttgaatatttgattgaagaaatttttaaagaatGTGGCCGATTGATTAGAGAAGTCGGGTCTAGTTCCAGTAATGTCACTATACCACCTGCTACtggcggtggtggtggtacaACCATAACCGATGAAGTTGGTAACAAGTACAAAATGTGTTCTAATTCAATAACTTTAATTCAAAAGGCgtttaaagaaaatattatcacTGACCCTGAATTGGTGacaattttcaatcatGATTTGGTGCCCAAATGGGAAGAACTTAACAATATAATAACTAATAATGGTAATCAGAGTAGAACTGAGAAACGAATCCTGATGTATGGTGGTACTGGTAGTGTTAGTGGTAGCACTGTTGAATCTAATGGATTGAGATCGTTTCAAACGGGGTCTAGAAGTTCTTCTTCAGGGGAAAGACCAATTAGCAATGGTATtggaattgatttcaatcTTGCTGTTGAATCCACTTCGGTACCTTTGAGTGTTCACAAGAGTGATAGAATTAAAGACGTGATTAGTAGTGCTGGCACTGGTGCGCCCCTGGAAGGTATTCCTCCTAGGAGCAAAAATTTACGTCATTCACTTATTAGTGTTTTTGAAGATAGTAGTATGCgggaagatgaagatgaagcGACAACTTTAGTTAAAAGTCCAAGTTCTAAAGTtgttaaagaagaaaatcaaacttGTGGTCAAAATaaagatttcaataatctgtttgaaaaatctcagaaattgattgaaaataatcAGCATCAGAGTGAACAAAACCGTATTGATTTTGCTGcatatattgaaaaagttattCATTCACCAATTAAGATTGAATCGAAATTACCCAAAATTCCTTTAGAATATATTAAGCAAGGATGTCATATAACTCATAAACGACCTGATTTTGCAAATACAAGAATCCCTAGAGTTATTCTAATGGAATCACCTTATAGTTCACCACAATCAAATGCTAAACGattagaaaaattaaatgctGCCAATGGAGTTGGTTCATTTGTGTCTCCCTTAcgaaataaaaagaatgaatCCTATAGTTTTAATCGCTCACGAGCTAGTTCAAATGCCACAGTAATTGGTAGACCTAATTCGTTGCTTCATGAGATGAAAGTACCCAATCTAACTTTTTCTAAAAGGTTAACTTATAATTTGGAAAGTTTCCATGAAAGTGGTGGTGTAGGTGGTGGTATCGGTGGGTTTTCATCTTTTGAATCAAgatttgatgaagaaaatttgCTACATTCTTTGAAAGAAACTAGTATTtggaaataa
- a CDS encoding uncharacterized protein (Ortholog of C. dubliniensis CD36 : Cd36_12740, C. parapsilosis CDC317 : CPAR2_201620, Candida tenuis NRRL Y-1498 : CANTEDRAFT_107586 and Debaryomyces hansenii CBS767 : DEHA2D04994g) — translation MENNDSLYFTNLKHRQQQQPLLLLLTGLIQIMTSDKPSFHKEGKSTIKIVHDNNKNNNTKQHKRPITPKDISSQSQKVKDSPFVEELVLTGRPNWKKAPQQIKQRYKGIYLILLSIPIMGITTFEIIRRLEGKSTKKIQQGERLSNGINRDFDEQEKIKVEKESIMYKIFGKDFFLDGFTSKTIKSNQEKKERKEKHT, via the coding sequence atggagaATAACGACTCCCTTTACTTCACGAATCTCAAACAccgacaacaacaacaaccactactactactactcaCCGGGTTAATACAAATAATGACTTCCGATAAACCATCTTTCCATAAAGAAGGAAAATCAACTATCAAAATAGTCCAcgacaataataaaaataacaacacTAAACAACATAAACGACCCATCACCCCAAAAGATATCTCATCCCAATCACAGAAAGTTAAAGATTCACcatttgttgaagaattagTATTGACGGGTCGaccaaattggaaaaaagCTCCccaacaaatcaaacaacGATATAAAggaatttatttaattttattatcaataccaataatGGGGATAACtacttttgaaattattagaagacTCGAAGGGAaatcaactaaaaaaattcaacaagGTGAAAGATTATCGAATGGAATAAATCGAGATTTtgatgaacaagaaaaaattaaagttgaaaaagaatctATAATgtataaaatatttggtaaagatttttttttggatgGATTTACTAgtaaaacaataaagagtaatcaagaaaagaaagaaagaaaagaaaaacacaCATAA
- the AGM1 gene encoding phosphoacetylglucosamine mutase (Phosphoacetylglucosamine mutase (N-acetylglucosamine-phosphate mutase); enzyme of UDP-N-acetylglucosamine (UDP-GlcNAc) biosynthesis), whose protein sequence is MSIEQTLSQYLPSHPKPQGVTFTYGTAGFRMKADKLDYVTFTVGIIASLRSKYLQGKTVGVMITASHNPPEDNGVKVVDPLGSMLESSWEKYATDLANASPSPSNDSEGEKNSLVEVIKNLVSDLKIDLSIPANVVIARDSRESSPALSMATIDGFQSVPNTKYQDFGLFTTPELHYVTRTLNDPDFGKPTEDGYYSKLAKSFQEIYTICESNNEKIDITIDAANGVGAPKIQELLEKYLHKEISFTVVNGDYKQPNLLNFDCGADYVKTNQKLPKNVKPVNNKLYASFDGDADRLICYYQNNDNKFKLLDGDKLSTLFALFLQQLFKQIDPTKISLNIGVVQTAYANGSSTKYVEDVLKIPVRCTPTGVKHLHHEAENFDIGVYFEANGHGTVIFNPEAEKKIFNYKPNNDNEAKAIKVLQNFSQLINQTVGDAISDLLAVLIVVHYLKLSPSDWDNEYTDLPNKLVKVIVPDRSIFKTTNAERTLVEPKGMQDEIDKLVAQYPNGRSFVRASGTEDAVRVYAEADTQNNVEELSKAVSELVK, encoded by the coding sequence ATGTCAATTGAACAAACATTATCACAATATTTACCATCACATCCAAAACCACAAGGTGTGACATTTACTTATGGGACAGCAGGATTCCGTATGAAAGCTGATAAATTAGATTATGTCACTTTTACCGTTGGGATCATTGCTTCATTAAGATCGAAATATTTACAAGGGAAAACCGTTGGTGTTATGATTACTGCTTCTCATAATCCCCCGGAAGATAATGGGGTTAAAGTTGTTGATCCATTAGGTAGTATGTTGGAAAGTTCATGGGAAAAATATGCTACTGATTTAGCCAATGCTTCTCCTTCTCCTTCTAACGATTCAGAAGGGGAAAAAAATCTGTTGGTGGAagttattaaaaatttggtttctgatttgaaaattgatttatctaTTCCTGCTAATGTTGTTATTGCTAGGGATTCAAGAGAATCTAGTCCAGCATTATCAATGGCAACTATTGATGGATTTCAAAGTGTTCCCAACACTAAATATCAAGATTTTGGATTATTTACTACCCCAGAATTACATTATGTTACTAGAACATTAAACGATCCCGATTTTGGTAAACCAACTGAAGATGGTTATTATTCTAAATTAGCAAAATCTTTCCAAGAAATTTATACCATTTGTGAatctaataatgaaaaaatcgATATAACTATTGATGCTGCTAATGGTGTTGGAGCCCCCAAAattcaagaattattagaaaaatatttacatAAAGAAATCAGTTTTACCGTGGTTAACGGTGATTATAAACaaccaaatttattaaattttgattgtGGAGCTGATTATGTCAAGACTAATCAAAAATTACCTAAAAATGTCAAACCagtaaataataaattatatgcTTCATTTGATGGCGATGCGGATAGATTAATAtgttattatcaaaacaatgataataaattcaaattattagatgGTGATAAATTATCGACGTTATTTGCGTTAtttttacaacaattatttaaacaaattgaccCCACTAAGATTTCATTGAATATTGGTGTGGTTCAAACTGCTTATGCTAATGGatcttcaacaaaatatgttgaagatgttttgaaaattcCTGTTCGTTGTACTCCTACTGGTGTTAAACATTTACATCATGAAGCTGAAAATTTCGATATTGGTGTATATTTTGAAGCTAATGGGCATGGTACAGTTATTTTCAATCCTGAAGccgaaaagaaaattttcaattataaaccaaataatgataatgaagcTAAAGCTATTAAAgttttacaaaattttagtcaattaattaatcaaacTGTGGGTGATGCAATTTCCGATTTATTGGCCGTGTTAATTGTCgttcattatttgaaattatcacCAAGTGATTGGGATAATGAATATACTGATTTACCTAATAAATTGGTTAAAGTGATTGTTCCTGATAGATCTATATTCAAAACTACAAATGCTGAAAGAACTTTGGTTGAACCTAAAGGTATGcaagatgaaattgataaattagttGCCCAATATCCAAATGGAAGATCTTTTGTAAGAGCTTCTGGTACTGAAGATGCTGTTAGAGTTTATGCTGAAGCTGATACGCAAAATAACGTTGAAGAATTATCTAAAGCAGTATCTGAATTAGTTAAATAG
- a CDS encoding uncharacterized protein (Ortholog(s) have mitochondrion localization) has product MPPIPAEPTENISIFHPKVLLLSAGVTTSLFFGYKFYKRYIKRIRTYLDLTPSIIENNTKLYGYVTRVGDGDNFRFYHTPGGWFFGWGWLRKIPTTRKDLKDETLMIRLCGVDAPEGAHFGKPAQPYSKEALYWLREYVDGKYVTITPYSIDQYKRVVARAQIWKWTGRKDVSAEMLKVGYAIVYEGKAEAEFGDNEDWYRKLESRAKLLRKGVWSLGKNLTTPGEFKRIHYRGE; this is encoded by the coding sequence ATGCCACCTATTCCAGCAGAGCCAACTGAAAATATATCTATATTTCATCCtaaagtattattattatctgCTGGTGTTACaacatcattatttttcggatataaattttataaacGATACATTAAACGAATTAGAACGTATTTAGATTTAACTCcttcaataattgaaaataatactaaatTATATGGATATGTAACCCGAgttggtgatggtgataATTTCCGATTTTATCATACTCCAGGTGGTTGGTTTTTCGGTTGGGGGTGGTTACGTAAAATCCCTACCACTAGAAAAGATTTAAAAGATGAAACATTAATGATTCGTTTATGTGGGGTAGATGCACCTGAAGGAGCTCATTTTGGTAAACCGGCTCAACCATATTCTAAAGAAGCTTTATATTGGTTGAGAGAATATGTTGATGGGAAATATGTCACCATAACTCCTTATTCTATAGATCAATATAAACGAGTGGTGGCTCGTGCACAAATTTGGAAATGGACCGGGAGAAAAGATGTTTCAGCAGAAATGTTAAAAGTTGGATACGCTATAGTATATGAGGGGAAAGCTGAAGCTGAATTTggtgataatgaagattGGTATAGGAAACTAGAGTCTCGTGCCAAGTTATTAAGAAAAGGAGTTTGGTCATTAGGTAAAAATTTAACAACTCCTGGAGAATTCAAACGAATACATTATCGAGGtgaataa